One stretch of Zhihengliuella flava DNA includes these proteins:
- a CDS encoding carbohydrate ABC transporter permease yields the protein MSTTLTAETAPERGGAAGAAPVRRRRTGSAGPRLLTVLTWLLALVFFAPVAWMVATSFKQENAAASTPPTFFFEPTWDQYAAVLAQNAGPYFLNSLIATGVSTVLVIALSVPAAYALSIRPVQRTSDVLFFFISTKMLPVVAVIMPIYVISGRLHVLDNVWTLVVLYTSMNLPIAVWMMRSFFQEVPGEVLEAAQMDGAGLMKTLRSVLIPMVTPGIAATALICVIFAWNEFFFALNLTAAKAATVPVFLMGTMTSEGLFLAKLSAASVLASLPVVLAGWAAQKQLVRGLSMGAVK from the coding sequence ATGTCCACCACCCTGACTGCTGAAACCGCACCCGAGCGCGGCGGTGCCGCGGGCGCCGCTCCCGTGCGACGCCGTCGTACTGGATCCGCCGGGCCCCGCCTGTTGACGGTGCTCACCTGGCTGCTGGCGCTGGTGTTCTTCGCGCCCGTGGCCTGGATGGTGGCCACCTCCTTCAAGCAGGAAAACGCGGCGGCCTCCACGCCGCCCACGTTCTTCTTTGAACCCACGTGGGACCAGTACGCGGCGGTGCTCGCGCAGAACGCCGGGCCGTACTTCCTGAACTCCCTCATCGCCACCGGCGTCTCCACGGTGCTGGTGATCGCCCTGTCCGTGCCGGCGGCCTACGCGCTGAGCATCCGGCCCGTGCAGCGGACGTCCGACGTCTTGTTCTTCTTCATCTCCACCAAGATGTTGCCGGTGGTGGCCGTCATCATGCCGATCTACGTGATCTCCGGGCGCCTGCATGTGCTGGACAACGTCTGGACGCTCGTGGTGCTCTACACGTCCATGAACCTGCCCATTGCGGTGTGGATGATGCGCTCCTTCTTCCAAGAGGTCCCGGGGGAGGTGCTGGAGGCGGCCCAGATGGACGGCGCGGGCCTGATGAAGACGCTGCGCTCGGTGCTCATCCCCATGGTCACCCCGGGGATTGCGGCCACCGCGCTGATCTGCGTGATCTTCGCGTGGAATGAGTTCTTCTTCGCCCTGAACCTCACCGCCGCGAAGGCCGCCACCGTGCCGGTCTTCCTCATGGGCACCATGACCAGCGAGGGATTGTTCCTGGCCAAGCTGTCCGCGGCGAGTGTGCTGGCCTCCCTGCCCGTGGTGCTGGCCGGTTGGGCGGCGCAGAAGCAGCTGGTCCGCGGCCTGTCCATGGGCGCGGTCAAGTAA
- a CDS encoding LacI family DNA-binding transcriptional regulator has protein sequence MPQPNNGAGAKRATMKDVAALAGVSPKTVSNVLTGTVGVRESTRTVVEDAMATLGYVPNLGARGLRNGRTGIIGFALPDLATAFSASLTHAVVQLAHERGLAVLVEETAADPTREHLLVARAREHSIDGLILNPVRLQDSVVEHVDHLPPVVLIGEVEQYKTDRVFVDSRAAAREATEHLIAQGARRIAVVGGSRGARPGLATSGLRLRGYLDALDAAGIEPDAELQISVRQWTIEGGAGAVRALRATGRPFDAILCFTDSMALGAVHALHEAGLQVPRDVLVAGFDDVEHARFAVPALTTVGFDHVAYVTAALDLLQRRIDGRERAAEAVVVPHSLTLRESTAALPAGADPAAEA, from the coding sequence ATGCCTCAGCCCAACAACGGTGCGGGAGCCAAACGCGCCACGATGAAGGACGTCGCCGCCCTCGCCGGCGTGTCCCCGAAGACGGTCTCCAACGTGCTGACGGGGACGGTGGGGGTCCGCGAGTCCACGCGCACCGTCGTCGAGGACGCCATGGCGACCTTGGGCTACGTGCCCAACTTGGGCGCGCGCGGCCTGCGCAACGGGCGGACGGGCATCATCGGCTTCGCGCTGCCGGACTTGGCCACGGCCTTTTCCGCCAGCCTGACGCACGCGGTCGTGCAGCTGGCTCACGAGCGCGGCCTGGCGGTGCTGGTCGAGGAGACGGCGGCGGACCCCACCCGGGAGCACCTGTTGGTGGCGCGCGCCCGGGAACACTCGATCGATGGGCTCATCCTCAACCCGGTCCGGCTCCAGGACAGCGTCGTCGAGCATGTGGATCACTTGCCGCCGGTGGTGCTGATCGGCGAGGTGGAGCAGTACAAAACGGACCGCGTGTTCGTGGACAGCCGGGCCGCAGCTCGCGAGGCCACCGAGCATCTGATCGCCCAGGGGGCGCGGCGCATCGCCGTCGTCGGCGGCTCGCGCGGCGCGCGCCCTGGGCTCGCGACGTCGGGACTCCGGCTGCGCGGTTACCTCGACGCCCTGGACGCCGCGGGGATTGAACCCGACGCCGAGCTGCAGATCTCCGTGCGGCAGTGGACGATCGAGGGCGGGGCCGGGGCGGTCCGCGCCTTGCGGGCCACTGGCCGGCCCTTTGATGCCATCCTCTGCTTCACCGATTCCATGGCGCTGGGCGCCGTGCATGCCTTGCATGAGGCGGGGCTACAGGTCCCGCGCGACGTCCTCGTCGCGGGGTTCGACGACGTCGAGCACGCCCGGTTCGCGGTGCCGGCCCTGACCACCGTTGGCTTTGACCACGTGGCGTACGTGACGGCGGCCCTAGATCTGCTCCAGCGGCGGATCGACGGCCGTGAACGCGCGGCGGAGGCCGTGGTGGTGCCGCACAGCTTGACGCTCCGGGAGAGCACGGCGGCGCTCCCAGCCGGCGCGGACCCTGCTGCCGAGGCCTGA
- a CDS encoding extracellular solute-binding protein, protein MLTTHINRRRFLSAAAALAGAGMLGGCAATPATDERTLQFWHLLSGGDGVTMAGLIDQVNAAHSGFEAKQTVLAWGAPYYTKLAMAGAGGRAPEVAIMHASRVPGYVPGGLLDPWDKDLLASYGVGEAQYSTPVWDKSHLGGELYSVALDAHPFIMLYNKELCAEAGVLDGNGRLQQATSPDEFLALGRELSGVSEGHGISYGYLGGGSQMWRLFYTLYCQQGATMELPQGGPAQIDEDAAVTALRFMQQLLDGEIAAAQNDEDNAIAEFATGQSAILFTGVWELPTMQEQGIDVGAATLPTIYSQPAVYADSHSFVLPRQLDPDPELREMTYAFVADLLTRSTEWAAAGHIPAYLPVTESEEYAQLEPQADYADAANHLVYDPPAWFTGSGSNFQNNFGQAVQGALMTGSDPTPAVQAVKRDLDAILAKPNPTDPEGEWSA, encoded by the coding sequence ATGTTGACTACGCACATCAATCGCCGCCGTTTCCTGAGCGCCGCTGCGGCATTGGCCGGCGCCGGGATGCTCGGTGGCTGCGCGGCGACACCGGCCACGGACGAGCGCACTCTCCAGTTCTGGCACCTGCTCAGCGGCGGCGACGGGGTCACGATGGCCGGGCTCATCGATCAGGTCAACGCCGCCCACTCGGGGTTCGAGGCTAAGCAGACCGTGCTGGCCTGGGGCGCCCCGTACTACACGAAGCTCGCCATGGCCGGCGCCGGCGGGAGGGCCCCGGAGGTGGCTATCATGCACGCCTCCCGCGTCCCCGGCTATGTCCCCGGCGGCCTGCTGGACCCGTGGGACAAGGACCTCCTCGCGTCCTACGGCGTCGGCGAAGCCCAATATTCCACGCCCGTCTGGGACAAGTCGCACCTCGGCGGTGAGCTCTACAGTGTGGCCCTGGATGCGCACCCGTTCATCATGCTCTACAACAAGGAGCTCTGCGCCGAGGCCGGGGTGTTGGACGGCAACGGCCGGCTCCAGCAAGCCACCTCTCCGGACGAGTTTCTGGCGCTAGGCCGGGAGCTTTCGGGCGTCAGCGAGGGCCACGGCATCTCCTACGGGTATTTGGGCGGCGGCTCGCAGATGTGGCGCCTCTTCTACACCCTGTACTGCCAGCAGGGGGCCACGATGGAGCTACCGCAGGGCGGCCCGGCACAGATCGACGAGGACGCGGCCGTGACCGCGCTCCGGTTCATGCAGCAATTGCTCGACGGCGAGATCGCCGCGGCACAGAATGACGAGGACAACGCGATCGCCGAGTTCGCCACCGGCCAGAGCGCCATCCTCTTCACCGGGGTGTGGGAGCTTCCCACCATGCAGGAGCAGGGGATCGACGTCGGCGCCGCCACCCTTCCGACGATCTACTCCCAGCCGGCGGTCTACGCGGACTCCCACTCGTTCGTCTTGCCGCGGCAGCTGGATCCGGACCCGGAGCTGCGGGAGATGACCTACGCCTTCGTCGCGGACCTCTTGACCCGCTCCACCGAATGGGCTGCGGCCGGTCACATCCCCGCCTACCTCCCGGTCACGGAGAGTGAGGAGTATGCCCAGCTCGAGCCGCAGGCCGACTATGCCGACGCGGCGAACCATCTGGTCTACGACCCGCCGGCGTGGTTCACCGGATCCGGCTCCAACTTCCAGAACAACTTTGGCCAGGCCGTCCAAGGAGCCCTCATGACGGGCTCGGACCCGACGCCGGCGGTGCAGGCCGTCAAGCGCGATCTGGACGCGATCCTGGCCAAACCCAATCCCACCGATCCGGAAGGGGAGTGGTCAGCATGA
- a CDS encoding carbohydrate ABC transporter permease, whose protein sequence is MSHAATAATRSASATPTPPAARGIKRFREARIAWIFLAPFMLAFLLFLVWPILHGFYLSFTDQSLTGAGGGFVGGTNYAEALGDATMWRSLANTALFTLLSTVPLVAIALVMALLVDTGLPGQWLWRLSFFMPYLLASTVISQIWVWIFNPSVGAANELLRSIGLEPIAWLQNENTNLTAIVIATVWWTIGFNFLLYLAALQNIPSHQYEAAELDGAGKLRQIFSITLPQLGPTTVVVLTLQILASLKLFDQAYQMMGGISSDTTRSIIQYIYEAGFVGYRFGYSAAISYVFFAVIIIVGILQAVLLRQRKAEQ, encoded by the coding sequence ATGAGCCACGCCGCCACCGCCGCCACGCGCTCCGCGTCGGCCACGCCCACGCCCCCGGCGGCGCGGGGGATCAAGCGATTCCGCGAGGCGCGCATCGCGTGGATCTTCCTCGCGCCGTTCATGCTCGCGTTCCTGCTCTTCCTCGTCTGGCCGATCCTGCACGGCTTCTACCTCAGCTTCACCGACCAGTCGCTGACCGGAGCGGGCGGCGGGTTCGTGGGCGGGACCAACTACGCCGAGGCGCTCGGCGACGCCACCATGTGGCGATCGCTGGCCAACACGGCGCTGTTCACGCTCCTGTCCACCGTCCCGCTGGTCGCGATCGCCCTCGTCATGGCGCTGCTGGTCGACACGGGCCTGCCGGGCCAGTGGTTATGGCGGCTGTCCTTCTTCATGCCGTACCTGCTGGCCTCGACGGTGATCTCCCAGATTTGGGTCTGGATTTTCAACCCTTCAGTCGGCGCGGCCAACGAGCTGCTGCGCTCCATCGGGCTCGAGCCCATCGCCTGGCTGCAGAACGAGAACACCAACCTCACCGCCATCGTCATCGCCACGGTCTGGTGGACCATCGGCTTCAACTTTCTGCTGTATCTGGCGGCCCTGCAGAACATCCCCAGCCACCAGTACGAGGCGGCGGAGCTCGACGGCGCCGGCAAGCTGCGCCAGATCTTCTCCATCACGCTGCCCCAGCTCGGCCCGACGACCGTGGTAGTCCTGACGCTCCAGATCCTCGCCTCGCTCAAACTCTTCGATCAGGCCTACCAAATGATGGGCGGCATCTCGAGCGACACCACCCGGTCCATCATCCAGTACATCTACGAGGCCGGATTCGTCGGCTATCGGTTCGGCTACTCGGCGGCGATCTCCTACGTCTTCTTCGCCGTCATCATCATCGTCGGCATCCTCCAAGCCGTCCTGCTTCGGCAGAGGAAGGCGGAACAATGA
- a CDS encoding carbohydrate ABC transporter permease, with protein MSTSIETPQPVSIDGGAARPVTGHRVVRTSRMAGKKRFSGLRLAAFVALAVMALGWLLPFLWAVATAFKTETDAASGGLNWIGASGITTQAFESILSQGNIWVWAFNSLWTSVAITVITVFISAFAAYAFSRLDFRGRRWLFVVVLASIVIPPQVLIIPLFYQMLAFNLVDTHWGLILPQVVMPAMVFILKKFFDAVPIELEDAARVDGASRFRIFWSVVMPLSRPILGAVSIFVFINAWNNFLWPFIVINDTLLMTLPVGLQTVISAYGVQYAQIMAQAVLASLPLIVVFLLFQRQIVKGVATTGFGGQ; from the coding sequence ATGAGCACCTCCATCGAGACCCCGCAGCCCGTCTCCATCGACGGCGGGGCGGCGCGCCCCGTGACCGGACACCGGGTGGTCCGCACCAGTCGGATGGCCGGAAAGAAGCGCTTCTCCGGGCTACGTCTGGCGGCCTTTGTGGCCCTCGCGGTCATGGCGCTGGGATGGTTGCTGCCCTTCCTGTGGGCGGTGGCCACGGCCTTCAAGACGGAGACGGACGCGGCCTCCGGCGGCCTGAACTGGATCGGCGCCTCCGGCATCACCACTCAGGCGTTCGAGTCGATTCTGTCCCAGGGCAATATCTGGGTGTGGGCGTTCAATAGCCTGTGGACGTCCGTGGCCATCACGGTCATCACCGTGTTCATCTCGGCGTTCGCTGCCTACGCCTTCTCGCGGCTGGACTTCCGGGGCCGGCGCTGGCTGTTCGTGGTCGTCCTCGCCTCGATCGTCATCCCACCCCAGGTGTTGATCATCCCGCTCTTCTACCAAATGCTGGCGTTCAACCTCGTGGACACGCACTGGGGACTCATCCTGCCGCAGGTGGTCATGCCAGCCATGGTCTTCATCCTCAAGAAGTTCTTCGACGCCGTGCCGATCGAACTGGAGGACGCGGCGCGCGTCGACGGGGCCTCCCGCTTCCGCATCTTTTGGTCCGTGGTGATGCCCCTGTCCCGGCCCATCCTGGGTGCCGTCTCGATCTTCGTGTTCATCAACGCCTGGAACAACTTCCTGTGGCCGTTCATCGTCATCAACGACACGCTCCTGATGACCCTCCCGGTCGGCTTGCAGACGGTCATCAGCGCCTACGGCGTCCAATACGCGCAGATCATGGCCCAAGCTGTCCTCGCCTCCCTGCCCCTGATCGTCGTCTTCCTGCTGTTCCAGCGGCAGATCGTCAAGGGCGTTGCCACCACCGGCTTCGGCGGGCAGTAG
- the arfA gene encoding arabinosylfuranosidase ArfA, with translation MTQARITLDRDFTIGPVPRRLFGSFVEHMGRCVYTGLYEPGHPQADAQGYRRDVLELVKEMGPTVVRYPGGNFVSGYRWEDGVGPREDRPVRIDGAWHSIETNAFGLHEFVDWAKLAEVEVMEAVNLGTRGVEEARSLVEYANHPSGTYWSDLRRKNGAEDPFDIKLWCLGNELDGPWQIGHKTADEYGRLAQETAKAMRLVDPTLELVAVGSSHRNMPTFGSWEHTVLSHTYSEVDYISMHAYYQEHDGDAASFLAEAVDMDEFIDGVISTIDAVKAAGKHKNQVNISFDEWNVWYQRGLDTEDQPHRVAAGWKPHPRLIEDTYNVTDAVVVGTFLNSLLRHGDRVTIANQAQLVNVIAPIRSEEGGPAWRQASFWPFARMAALASGQIMRLAVDSGKVPTPKFGDVDAVDAAATWDAERGTIAVFLANRSLEDSAQVELDLRGLAADRITRAEVLTIPEGGDRFSANTEGHQDAVGLTPLESVGLEDGSVHASLPKLSWAVVEIAVAAA, from the coding sequence ATGACTCAAGCACGCATCACCCTGGACCGCGATTTCACGATCGGCCCCGTGCCGCGCCGCCTCTTCGGCTCCTTCGTCGAGCACATGGGGCGCTGCGTCTACACGGGCCTCTACGAGCCCGGCCACCCGCAGGCCGACGCGCAGGGCTACCGGCGGGACGTTCTGGAGCTCGTCAAGGAGATGGGGCCCACCGTGGTGCGCTACCCCGGCGGCAACTTCGTCTCCGGCTACCGCTGGGAGGACGGCGTGGGGCCGCGCGAGGACCGGCCCGTGCGGATCGACGGCGCGTGGCACTCGATCGAGACCAACGCGTTTGGGCTCCACGAGTTCGTGGATTGGGCCAAGCTGGCCGAGGTGGAGGTCATGGAGGCCGTGAATCTGGGCACCCGCGGCGTGGAGGAGGCGCGCTCCTTGGTGGAATATGCCAACCACCCCTCCGGCACCTACTGGTCAGATCTCCGCCGCAAGAACGGGGCCGAGGACCCGTTCGACATCAAGCTCTGGTGCCTCGGCAATGAGCTGGACGGCCCCTGGCAGATCGGGCACAAGACGGCGGACGAATACGGGCGGCTGGCCCAGGAGACGGCAAAGGCCATGCGCCTCGTTGACCCCACGCTTGAGCTGGTCGCCGTCGGCTCCTCTCACCGCAACATGCCGACGTTCGGCTCGTGGGAGCACACGGTGCTCAGCCACACCTACTCCGAGGTCGATTACATTTCCATGCACGCCTACTACCAGGAGCACGACGGCGATGCGGCGTCCTTCTTGGCCGAGGCCGTGGATATGGACGAGTTCATCGACGGCGTGATCTCCACGATCGACGCGGTCAAGGCGGCCGGAAAGCACAAGAACCAGGTCAATATCTCCTTCGACGAGTGGAACGTCTGGTACCAGCGCGGCCTCGATACCGAGGATCAGCCGCACCGCGTTGCCGCAGGGTGGAAGCCGCACCCGCGGCTGATCGAGGACACCTATAACGTGACGGACGCCGTCGTCGTCGGAACGTTCCTTAACAGCCTGCTCCGCCACGGTGACCGTGTGACGATCGCCAATCAGGCGCAGCTGGTCAACGTGATTGCCCCGATCCGGTCCGAGGAGGGCGGGCCGGCGTGGCGGCAGGCCAGCTTCTGGCCGTTCGCCCGGATGGCCGCCCTAGCGAGCGGTCAGATCATGCGGCTGGCCGTCGATTCGGGGAAGGTGCCGACGCCCAAATTCGGCGACGTCGACGCGGTGGACGCCGCGGCCACGTGGGACGCCGAGCGGGGCACGATCGCCGTTTTCCTGGCCAACCGCTCGCTCGAGGACTCCGCGCAGGTTGAGCTGGATCTGCGCGGGCTCGCCGCGGACCGCATCACCCGCGCCGAGGTGCTCACCATCCCCGAGGGCGGTGACCGGTTCTCTGCGAACACCGAGGGCCACCAGGACGCCGTGGGGCTCACGCCGCTCGAATCCGTCGGTCTCGAGGACGGGTCGGTGCACGCGAGCCTGCC